The Chryseobacterium geocarposphaerae genome window below encodes:
- a CDS encoding 3-deoxy-D-manno-octulosonic acid transferase, producing the protein MSFFYKIFINLLIFGMKVFSWFNDKTKKGVEGRRESLQKVKKAFSESDEVIWMHAASLGEYEQGLPVLERLKKEFPERKILVTFFSPSGYENVFKKKHIADAICYLPFDKKKIVKDFVSAFNVKLFFTVKYDFWYNLLAELKAKDVKTYVISALFYERQSFFTSYGKWFVKQLKNNVDWFFHQTQHSYLLAKSIGLVNSSITGDTRFDRVKQLRERNNHVDYIVDFIAGEKAVVFGSSWSAEERIAELLVAKNNEIKLIIAPHDLKRVHHLKQIFPESILYSQIQNIQKSEIFDIQILIIDSIGLLSKLYSYADIAVVGGGFHDAGLHNILEAATFGIPVIFGNHYQKNPEADDLIKANGGKSFESENVAAQFVLSLVANEDILNEMSGHAERFVTEKPNSTELIMNKIMSS; encoded by the coding sequence ATGTCTTTTTTCTATAAAATATTTATCAATTTGCTCATTTTCGGGATGAAGGTTTTTTCATGGTTTAATGATAAAACTAAAAAAGGCGTTGAAGGGAGAAGAGAATCTTTACAGAAAGTAAAAAAGGCTTTCAGTGAATCCGATGAGGTTATATGGATGCATGCTGCCAGCTTGGGTGAATACGAACAGGGATTACCCGTTCTGGAACGATTGAAAAAAGAATTTCCGGAACGTAAAATTTTAGTGACCTTCTTTTCTCCTTCCGGATATGAAAATGTATTTAAGAAAAAACATATTGCTGATGCCATTTGTTATCTGCCGTTTGATAAAAAGAAAATTGTAAAAGATTTTGTATCAGCTTTTAATGTTAAACTATTTTTTACGGTCAAGTACGATTTCTGGTATAATTTACTGGCTGAGCTTAAAGCAAAAGATGTAAAGACGTATGTAATTTCCGCACTGTTTTATGAGAGACAGTCTTTTTTTACAAGCTATGGAAAATGGTTTGTAAAACAGCTTAAAAACAATGTAGACTGGTTTTTTCACCAAACCCAGCATTCATATCTTTTGGCAAAAAGTATAGGTCTTGTGAATTCTTCCATAACCGGAGATACAAGGTTCGACAGAGTAAAGCAGCTTCGGGAAAGAAACAATCACGTAGATTATATAGTAGACTTTATAGCAGGAGAAAAAGCGGTAGTTTTTGGAAGTTCATGGAGTGCCGAAGAGAGAATAGCGGAATTGCTGGTCGCCAAAAACAATGAAATAAAACTTATCATTGCTCCACACGATTTAAAGAGGGTTCATCATTTAAAGCAGATTTTTCCGGAGTCGATTCTTTATAGTCAGATTCAAAATATTCAGAAATCTGAAATTTTTGATATTCAAATCCTTATTATTGACAGTATCGGCTTGCTTTCCAAATTGTATTCTTATGCAGATATTGCAGTCGTTGGAGGAGGTTTTCATGATGCAGGGCTTCATAATATTTTAGAAGCTGCTACATTTGGTATTCCTGTAATTTTTGGGAATCATTACCAAAAAAATCCTGAAGCGGATGATCTGATTAAAGCAAACGGAGGCAAATCGTTTGAAAGTGAAAATGTAGCCGCACAATTTGTTCTTTCACTGGTGGCTAACGAAGATATTCTAAATGAAATGTCAGGTCACGCCGAAAGATTTGTAACGGAGAAACCCAATTCTACGGAATTAATCATGAATAAAATAATGTCATCGTAG
- a CDS encoding cupin domain-containing protein, with protein sequence MIQSKNNSTHYIWGNGCDSWILKDAPGLSVKQEIMPPGTAEKRHFHKEAEQFFYILKGEAVFYVNEEKFSVRVGEGISVLPESKHYISNESDEVLEFLVISTPSTNNDKTEV encoded by the coding sequence ATGATACAATCTAAAAATAATTCGACGCATTATATCTGGGGAAACGGATGTGACAGCTGGATTCTGAAAGATGCTCCCGGGCTTTCCGTAAAACAGGAAATAATGCCTCCGGGAACAGCTGAAAAACGACATTTTCATAAAGAAGCAGAGCAGTTTTTTTATATTTTGAAAGGGGAAGCTGTTTTCTATGTAAATGAAGAAAAGTTTTCTGTAAGAGTGGGAGAGGGTATTTCGGTGTTACCAGAATCAAAGCATTATATTTCCAACGAGTCGGACGAAGTGCTGGAATTTTTGGTAATTTCAACTCCTTCTACGAATAACGATAAAACAGAAGTTTAA
- a CDS encoding DUF1648 domain-containing protein gives MENTLFIIFDVFNFGLLVFLWWFTIKNYKTLPQTIPIHFDFDGKADGFGSKKYSFLMPVVLTVLYFLFAFIVRSPESANYPVKITAENEDAQFMIMEIFIRWLFTLITLLFLNSQDYMFRYSFDENAKPRVPMVSAIFSVIGSLIILFVFVGIFK, from the coding sequence ATGGAAAATACACTTTTTATCATCTTTGACGTTTTCAATTTCGGATTGCTTGTTTTCTTGTGGTGGTTTACCATAAAAAATTATAAAACCTTACCGCAGACTATTCCGATTCATTTTGATTTTGACGGAAAGGCAGATGGTTTTGGAAGCAAAAAATATTCTTTTTTGATGCCGGTTGTTTTAACAGTGCTCTATTTTTTGTTTGCTTTTATTGTAAGATCTCCGGAATCTGCCAATTATCCTGTAAAAATTACAGCAGAAAATGAGGATGCCCAATTTATGATCATGGAAATTTTCATCAGATGGCTATTTACACTTATTACATTGCTTTTTCTGAATAGTCAGGACTATATGTTCCGATATTCTTTTGACGAGAACGCAAAACCGCGGGTTCCGATGGTTTCAGCAATCTTTTCGGTGATTGGAAGTTTAATTATTTTATTTGTTTTTGTAGGTATTTTCAAATGA
- a CDS encoding C40 family peptidase yields the protein MDKGICVVTVAPVRAEGSDKAEIVTEILFGESADILEVNKNWTKIKMHYDDYEGWMDTKQIRPISDEDFAKRKVTVVTEDFSSVLMNDGKTLLSMGSEVEFPVVASRRSHDVRESIALTAKEFLNVPYLWGGKSFFAVDCSGFTQLVYKVHNIKLPRDTYQQAEVGEALSFVEESRPGDLAFFENPEGKIIHVGIMLDSQKIIHASGKVRIDTLDSTGIFNKELNKHTHKLRVIKSIL from the coding sequence ATGGATAAAGGAATTTGTGTTGTTACCGTAGCGCCCGTTCGTGCCGAAGGTTCAGATAAAGCAGAGATTGTTACAGAAATACTTTTCGGAGAAAGTGCAGATATTTTGGAAGTGAATAAAAACTGGACCAAAATAAAAATGCATTATGATGACTACGAAGGCTGGATGGATACAAAACAGATTAGGCCGATTTCTGACGAAGATTTCGCCAAAAGAAAGGTGACGGTAGTTACCGAAGACTTCTCTTCTGTTCTTATGAATGACGGGAAAACCTTATTGTCTATGGGATCAGAAGTTGAATTTCCTGTTGTGGCGTCACGCAGAAGTCATGATGTTCGGGAAAGTATTGCTTTAACGGCTAAAGAATTCCTTAATGTTCCTTATTTGTGGGGAGGCAAAAGCTTTTTTGCTGTAGACTGCTCGGGTTTTACCCAATTGGTTTACAAAGTCCACAACATAAAGCTGCCGAGAGATACTTATCAACAGGCTGAAGTAGGAGAAGCGCTTAGCTTTGTGGAAGAAAGCAGGCCGGGAGATTTAGCCTTTTTTGAAAATCCTGAAGGAAAAATTATTCACGTAGGAATTATGCTGGATTCTCAAAAAATTATTCATGCTTCAGGAAAGGTGAGGATAGATACCTTAGATTCTACAGGTATTTTCAATAAAGAGCTTAATAAGCATACCCATAAATTGAGAGTCATTAAAAGTATTTTGTAG